The nucleotide sequence GCACGCGAACATCACTCCGGCCACGCCACGCATGGATCCTCCCGGAGAACTCCAGATGCTCGCCCGCCATTCCGTCGTGGATTCCGCGGAAATGAATCACCGCGCGAATCGGTCCCGACTCCTCCACTTCCAGAACTTCCAGCGCGCTGACCGAGGAGAGATACGCCTGTCCCCCGGTTCCCTCCACGATCGAGCCATTGAGCACATCCGATGCAATCATCTTCTCGGACGCCTCAAAGACACGATCGCCGTTCGTGTCCAGCCAGACTTCATCGAAGAGTGTGAAGGAGTCTCCGCGCACGGTGAAGCGGAGCGGCCCCGTGTCCACGGTGACGGCTCCGCCCGCCTCCACGACCGAGAGCCCCGCAGGCGGCGGGCTCCCCGTGCCATCGACAAGCCGGTACACAGAAGTCCCCCACGCGCTCACCGTCGCGGGGAAAGACACTTGAAGCCACTTGACCGAGCCGTCCCTCCAGGTGGCAAGCGGGAGAAACTGCGCGTCCACCCCCTCGATCGCCACATCACTTCCGGAGAGGACTTCTCCTTTGGGCAGGGGGATTCCACTGGTCACGATCTCCCCGGCTCGCGCGACACCCGCCGTCTCGCGAACGGTCAGCGGAACATCGAGCGCATCGGCCGTCCCCGCAAGCGCCAGAGACGCCAGGAGCAGTGCCGCGCCGACTGGCTTGCACGCTTTCATCTCAGCCGCACCACCTTCCGCGTTCGCACCTGATCCACCCCTTCGAATCGCACAAAGTAGACTCCCGCCGCCGCGCGCTTCCCGGATGAGTCGTTTCCCCGCCACGACACGCTCCAACGGCCGGGCTCCGCCAACCCGTCCAGCAGCGTGACCACCCGCCGACCCGTGACATCAAACACATCCATCTTCACGCGTCCTCCGGGTGACGGCACATCGTACGCCAGCTCCGTCAAGGTGTGGAACGGATTCGGCCGGACCGGATGGAGCGCAAACTGCAGGGGAGTGGAATCAGCCGGAGCGGAGGTGATGTTCGAGGCGCTCACAAAGTCACTTTCCGTGCCGGAAGAGTCGACGCAGGAGATCCGATACCATGCCATCGAAACGGGCGGGCCGGGATCGACCCAGGAGAGTCCGGCCGTCTCGTGAACCTGCGTCTCGGGCGACGGGACGAACGAAACGGAAGAGCCCCGGTGTACTCGATAAAGCACGACATCGGCCTCCTCCGATGCGTTCCATGAAAGGCGCGCGCCTTCACCGGTGTCCGGCGTGATCGCAAACCCGGATGGCGGCATGGGTGGAGGGTCGTCGCTATTCGCCCATTCCACCGCAAGCTGTGAGCAGATCGCGTTCTGGTCCGGTCCCAGAACGAAGTGGGTGGATCGCCAGAGGAGCCCCTCCCCGGGAATCGCCAGGTCCACCCAGGACCGGTCAGGAGAGACTCCCTGCCAGGTGAATCCCCCGTCAGCGCTCGCTTCCCACGCCACAAGACCGCTCTGCTCGGAGCGAAGGCGCACGGAAGAAATGAGCGGCCCGCCTGTTGAGTCAAACGCACGCACAATCCGCAGTCCGGACGCCCCGTCCGCGACATGGATGTCGTCTCCCGAAGCCGCGAGATCCTGCACGGATTCCGGGAAAGTCACCTCCCCCCGGTACAGGGGAGCGCCGGGCTGAGACACATCCAGCATGATGACCCGGGGGCCGTCCCCCACAAACGCGTGCCACCGATGGACCACGACCGCATCCGCGTCGAGGGCGGTGGGCCATGTCGCGACCAGCAAGGGAACTTCCGGATCCGCGATGTTGAATATGGAGAGCCCCCCCGGCCCGTCCGCGACATAGGCATGATCGCCGGAGAGCGCCACATCCCGCGCCGAACCGGGCGAGCGGACGGTCCCCAGGGGTTCCGGGCCGTCCGCATCTCGTACAGAGAAGAGGTGAATCCCGTAGCCCCGGTCCAGTGCAACCAGAACCTCGTTTTCCGCCACGACCCCGCGCGCATCGGCCACGCTTCCCACCAGTTCCTCCAGGAAGGGGCTGGCCGGAGAGCTCGCATCCACCAGCAGAAGCCCGCCTGTCCCGTCGGCGACATAGACCTGGTCCTCCAGCGGAAATGTCGCCCGGGCCTCCCCGGAAGTGTCCAGCGAACCCACCGTGGTCGGCGAGA is from Gemmatimonadota bacterium and encodes:
- a CDS encoding FlgD immunoglobulin-like domain containing protein, which codes for VYDLTDPFAPVCVDSLDTQGRSYGVAVGTDHVFVADHSAGLASIQVSGPGSLDQAANRGQSVVIATPSGGRGAISPTEVGSVQTPGFASGVAIAGQVAFVADGTEGMQVVDLQDPAAPAIAGTWPTTATAYGLSTIGSLVFVANGTAGIAIVDVANPLSPTTVGSLDTSGEARATFPLEDQVYVADGTGGLLLVDASSPASPFLEELVGSVADARGVVAENEVLVALDRGYGIHLFSVRDADGPEPLGTVRSPGSARDVALSGDHAYVADGPGGLSIFNIADPEVPLLVATWPTALDADAVVVHRWHAFVGDGPRVIMLDVSQPGAPLYRGEVTFPESVQDLAASGDDIHVADGASGLRIVRAFDSTGGPLISSVRLRSEQSGLVAWEASADGGFTWQGVSPDRSWVDLAIPGEGLLWRSTHFVLGPDQNAICSQLAVEWANSDDPPPMPPSGFAITPDTGEGARLSWNASEEADVVLYRVHRGSSVSFVPSPETQVHETAGLSWVDPGPPVSMAWYRISCVDSSGTESDFVSASNITSAPADSTPLQFALHPVRPNPFHTLTELAYDVPSPGGRVKMDVFDVTGRRVVTLLDGLAEPGRWSVSWRGNDSSGKRAAAGVYFVRFEGVDQVRTRKVVRLR